The Pseudomonas saponiphila DNA window TCGCGTTCTCCATACCCGGTCTGTACCAAGGTAGGGCTTGCCATGGCGAAAGTGCCCCCGCGTGGCCATGACGTGATGGTGCGCAAAGGTTCGGCTAGGGGTTGCGCACTTTCCCCCGACCAGTTGGCTATCGGCACTATGAACGGGGTCGGGTTGTCCAAGACGAATTTCTTCATGCCCTTTGCAACCCGGCGCAGCGTGGCCTCTGCCAGGGGCTTCTTGCGTCCGAAAATGCTCTTGCTCGGCACAGTCCAATCGATGCAATCGGCAGCGGTGCGGTGCTTCTGCTGACCCTTGGCGGGCTTCTTTGCGTGGGTCGGTTCTGGCCACACGATGGGCTGGCCGTCGCATCGAGCGATCATGAACAGGCGTTCACGGGTGGTTGGTGCGCCGTAGTCGCAAGCCTTCACGATGCGCCATTCCACCTGGTAGCCCATGCCCACCAGCAACTGGACGAACCGGTGCCAGGTGACGCCGCGACGTTTCGGGTCTGGCACCAGGAACTGTTCGTGCACCGGCACGCGCTCGCCTGTGGCGGCCACGGTGCCGTCGAGTTTCATTACCCGGCCGGTGGCCTTGTCGCGCTTGGCGATCAGGGGGCCCCATTGCAGGATCTGCTTCACGTTCTCCAGACTGATGACGCGAGGCTTCTTTTTGCCGCCCCACTTGAGGCCGATCCACGACAGGTTGCGGATCTCGCGCTTGCGCGGTTGTCCGCCGGCTGCCTGGCTGTGGTGGGTGCAGTCGGGGCTCATGTGGAACCAGCCAACGCGGCGGCCCTGGCATTCCTCGTCGGGGTCGCCCTCGAATACGTCGGTGGTGTAGTGCCGGGCGTGCGGGTGGTTGGCGGTGTGCATGCTGATCGCGGCGGGGCTATGGTTCTTGGCCACGTCGACCTTGCGACCCAGGCCCATCTCCAGTCCGGTGCCTGCGCCGCCGCCACCGCAAAAGAAGTCGACAACGATTTCATCATCCTGGGCGTTAAGGCTCAGGGAATATTGAGTCTTGAAGTCGAAGGGAGGTTTTTTCAAGGAACTCATGCCGCGTCCTCCACGACCAGTTCGCCAGCTTCGTGCTGCAGGTGCAGCTCGTAGGCCTCGCGCAGGGCGTCCCGAATGTGCGGGTAGCCCTCGGTGTTGGCTTCGTGAGGGAACGTAACGGTGCTGTTTTCAAGCTCGGGCCAGAAGCTGCCGTGAGTGTTCAGCCACTCGATCAGCTTGGTATCGAGTGAATCTGCGTTCATTGCGCCGCCCGCGGTGGCGGTGTTGAAGACCCGATAGGCCAGGGCGCGTGCCTGGGCGGCCAGGGCATCTGCTTTCGCCTGGACGGGGGCGGTCCCAGGGATCGCCTTGTACGTCGAGGAGGCCAGGCCGAGTGCTTGTGCGATGCTGATCAGGGTCTGCTGGTCTTCCAGGGTGAAGGGCTGCGCCTTGAGCTGGAGTTGCTGGCCCTGGTGTTCGGCCACCTGGGCCGCCAGCACTTGGCAGCGCTCGGCTGCGCGCCCCAGGTCGTTGCTCAGGGCGTGGATACGGTCGCGGTCGTCTGCTGTGGCGCGTGCCAAGGCGCGCAGGAACGCCCGGCGGATGAAGTAGCCCAGTAGAACCAGCCCGGCCAGCTGGCCCGTGGCGATGATGATCAGGTGTTGAGTTTGCATGTGCTGTGATCCTCGTTAGAGCCCGCCGCCGGACGGATAAGTGGTGAGAGGACGGCGGCGGGGTGTTGCAGGTGGTTACGCCAGCTTGAAGCTGCCGATGGTCAGCGTTGCGGCGGTGCCCACATCGGCCTGGACGACTTCCTTGAACTCCTGGGCCAGGTCTTCGCGCAGTTGTTCCTCGCCAATCCAGCGCAGCTTGAGCAGTGGCTTGTCGCCGCCGGTCAGTACCGCCACACGCAAGCGGATGGTTCTCGCCGTGAGCCCTTCGTAGGGCTCGACGGTGAAGCGGAATTCAGCGGGCAGCCCTTCGGACGACTTGGCCTCGATCTGGTCCATGGCGGAGCGCGATGCGCTCAGATCGCCCACGACGTGCTCACTCTTGCGGGCCTGCTCGATGCTGATCGAGCGAATGGCACTCGCTGCTTTGCGCAAGTCGATGGGGGAGTCGTCGGCGGCCAGGGAAGTCAGGTTAGAGGCCCAGTCTTCGATCCAATCACTCAGGTCTTTCTGCGGGAAAGTCGTGGCGGCGGCGCGCTCCAGTGCCAGAAACCCGGCGGTCTTGCGCAGGTTCAGCGTTGCTGTGAAGTCGCCGTGCCCGGGGGCAGTGATGTCACCCAGGTTGAAGTACACGGTGCAGCGCATCTGCTCGGCGTCGACGAAGCCTGTGGTCGGAGTTTCTGCGCTGTGCTGTTGCACGTAGTTGCCGAAGTCATGCAGCGAGTGGGTGACCAGCGCACCCCGGAAGCGGCTGCGCAGAGGCTGGAACATTTCGATGCTGTGTATCTTCTGGTCGGACGGCAGCACCAGGGCTGGGGTGTGCGTGTCCAGGGGCTTGGCATGGGCAAGAATGGCGGTGTCCTGAATCAACTGAACTGCTTGGGCTTCCATGGATCGGTTCCTTCTGTGGTGAGAGGTATGGACTTAGGGTTACGACTTGGCGTGAATCGGAGCGTCTTGTCGGTCGAAGAGCTGCCCCGGGCCTGGCGCCTCGGCGAACAGGGTCAGGCGGCCGC harbors:
- a CDS encoding DNA cytosine methyltransferase, yielding MSSLKKPPFDFKTQYSLSLNAQDDEIVVDFFCGGGGAGTGLEMGLGRKVDVAKNHSPAAISMHTANHPHARHYTTDVFEGDPDEECQGRRVGWFHMSPDCTHHSQAAGGQPRKREIRNLSWIGLKWGGKKKPRVISLENVKQILQWGPLIAKRDKATGRVMKLDGTVAATGERVPVHEQFLVPDPKRRGVTWHRFVQLLVGMGYQVEWRIVKACDYGAPTTRERLFMIARCDGQPIVWPEPTHAKKPAKGQQKHRTAADCIDWTVPSKSIFGRKKPLAEATLRRVAKGMKKFVLDNPTPFIVPIANWSGESAQPLAEPLRTITSWPRGGTFAMASPTLVQTGYGEREGQQPRAPGIDQPLGTVVAGGIKHALASAVILPATHQGSDRTNDPAEPLPTVTAANRGELMLASPVLVTAAHGEGKPGGAQRWGNGSKSASEPLGTVTASGGHSIATAHLVKFRFNSEGAAITDPVPTITSGGNYKRPAGAAHALGTCTAFMEQANGGFNTTHAKGVTDPMTTVTSSGSQQRLVTANLATLRRNCTGVAIEDPVPTMTAGAEHHALVEYKLSPEHEAGALRVAAFLIRYYGTHNMSACDEPLSTITTKDRLALVTVYVKGTPYVIVDICLRMLQPHELYRAQGFPASYIIDRGADGKPFTKTEQVHMCGNSVSPPPMAALARANDPWRQTKQLKEAA
- a CDS encoding DUF2303 family protein; translation: MEAQAVQLIQDTAILAHAKPLDTHTPALVLPSDQKIHSIEMFQPLRSRFRGALVTHSLHDFGNYVQQHSAETPTTGFVDAEQMRCTVYFNLGDITAPGHGDFTATLNLRKTAGFLALERAAATTFPQKDLSDWIEDWASNLTSLAADDSPIDLRKAASAIRSISIEQARKSEHVVGDLSASRSAMDQIEAKSSEGLPAEFRFTVEPYEGLTARTIRLRVAVLTGGDKPLLKLRWIGEEQLREDLAQEFKEVVQADVGTAATLTIGSFKLA